The following proteins are co-located in the Hypomesus transpacificus isolate Combined female chromosome 23, fHypTra1, whole genome shotgun sequence genome:
- the clybl gene encoding citramalyl-CoA lyase, mitochondrial translates to MRVCVTISPLVVAGKQVIHPGQVGVVQEEFSPSKERVQWASELIAAFQEHQQQGKGAFTFRGSMIDMPSLKQAQNIVTLADAFPK, encoded by the exons atgcgtgtgtgtgtgactatttCTCCCCTGGTGGTTGCAGGGAAGCAGGTGATCCACCCAGGCCAGGTGGGGGTGGTCCAGGAAGAGTTCTCCCCCAGCAAGGAGAGGGTGCAGTGGGCCTCAGAACTCATCGCTGCCTTCCAGGAACATCAGCAGCAGGGAAAG GGGGCGTTCACTTTCCGAGGCAGTATGATAGACATGCCATCACTGAAGCAGGCACAGAACATTGTCACTTTGGCGGATGCTTTCCCCAAGTAA
- the si:ch211-184m13.4 gene encoding G-protein coupled receptor 183 has translation MKAHCSSSMADESTPGNFSTSANGSSCDVLVHGTPALVIFPVFYSLVFLVSACGNSLVLYVSCGKNGPKFNSTSVYLVNLALSDALFTLALPGRVVYYIRQFDWPFGDLLCRLTAVLFFTNIYTGIAFMTCISLDRFLDMVHPHRLQHLRGARVVRGVCCLVWLLASVQTSPLLFRPMLQEQQGRRTCMEYFNFDGSPSTPYLLLLACLLSFCFPLLAILGCYTQIQLKLRASAKQNPLTGRSGRSRRANTIILLILLTFVLCFSPYHLNIMRFMVRKMVGQPTCPELRAFKVSLQVTVSMMNLNCCLDPVIYFFAIKTYKKRVLSLFKGYLSASGPSSKTTTDNSSSNT, from the exons ATGAAGGCACACTGCAGTTCTT CGATGGCTGACGAGAGCACGCCGGGCAACTTCTCCACCTCCGCCAATGGGAGCTCCTGCGATGTACTCGTCCACGGGACTCCGGCCCTGGTCATTTTCCCCGTCTTCTACTCGCTGGTCTTCCTCGTCAGCGCCTGTGGCAACAGCCTGGTCCTTTACGTCAGCTGTGGGAAGAATGGGCCAAAGTTCAACTCCACGTCGGTGTACCTGGTGAACCTGGCGCTGTCCGACGCCCTCTTCACCCTGGCCCTTCCGGGCAGGGTGGTCTACTACATCCGGCAGTTTGACTGGCCATTCGGAGACCTGCTCTGCCGGCTGACGGCTGTTCTGTTCTTCACCAACATCTacacag GTATCGCCTTCATGACCTGTATTAGCCTGGACCGCTTCCTGGACATGGTTCACCCTCACCGTCTGCAGCATCTGCGTGGAGCGAGGGTGGTCCGGGGGGTCTGCTGCCTCGTCTGGCTCCTGGCTTCAGTTCAGACGTCCCCGCTTCTATTCCGGCCCATGCTCCAGGAGCAGCAGGGCAGGCGCACCTGCATGGAGTACTTCAACTTCGAcggctctccctccaccccttacCTGCTCCTCCTGGCCTGCCTGCTCTCCTTCTGCTTCCCCCTGCTGGCCATCCTGGGTTGCTACACCCAGATCCAGCTCAAGCTGCGGGCCAGCGCCAAGCAGAACCCGCTGACCGGCCGTTCTGGCCGGAGCCGAAGGGCCAACaccatcatcctcctcatccttctcacCTTCGTCCTGTGCTTCAGCCCGTACCACCTCAACATCATGAGGTTCATGGTTAGGAAGATGGTTGGCCAGCCCACTTGCCCCGAACTGAGAGCCTTCAAGGTGTCTCTTCAG GTGACTGTGTCTATGATGAATCTCAACTGCTGCCTAGATCCAGTCATCTACTTCTTTGCTATAAAGACCTACAAGAAGAGGGTGTTAAGTCTGTTTAAGGGTTACCTGTCCGCCTCTGGACCCTCCTCCAAGACCACGAcggacaacagcagcagcaacacttGA